taagctcctcaacagagGAGGATAGAATAAATCAAATTAACAACTGCAACCTTAAAGAAGATTCAACTATGTGCATCACACTCCGATATCTTTTTCCACCATTTCGAATTTGTAGAAAAAAGTTATTGTATCGCAAAAGCCAAATTATCCCTTTTCAAAAATGCAGTTGTAGTGAGATTATATTTTGGTCGCATTACCCTCACACTTGTTTCCATGACATGTTTCGAAATCACCACCATGGCAACCTATCGACCAAACTTTGATACATAATAGAATTTTTCAGTTGGCATAAGATCTCGTAGCTTACATATCACAAACAGCAAAATGACTGAcgaattaaaatatattgttacTCAAATAAACAACACACTTAATACcgaatataatttaatatccTTCGACTCAATGTCCGGAGAGGGTCTGCTTCAAGTTCTGGTTGATATTCTCGTGCACTTCAACGCAACGACCAAAGTACGTACGTAAAACGCAATAATTTCCGAATTACTGTGACATTtgtgttaattttttaaataaatgctaCCTTTTATAAATGTTCCTTAGTTTGATGTGAAATTCAATGATCGTGAAGACACAGTGCGACGAATTTTGGAGGGACTGCAAAGGATACAGTACAGACCACATATCGAAATTTCCGACCCAACATCTTTCCGTCGTAGCGTACATCATGGAGATAAGAAAGTTATCCACCCAATTCTCCGATATATTTTCGATCACAAAGAGAAGATTCATCAGTTAACTTACTTAGCACGGTAAGGTATTAAGTTTTTCGAATCCAGCAAGTTACAAATTCACGATTTTGGTCATTCGTCTTCCGCAATCTATGTACATATCAGCAAATTGTTTACTGTGATTTAAAACTTGCTGAAAGCCTTCCTATGGAATGATTCGAAAGTATGAaactactgttctgcgccaagggtCCTTGCTCACCCGTCAACCAAATTGGCAGGGTAGGTCCCCCCCCCCTAATATATGTCCTACCgattgccacttccgtcttttcaTCATATCGCTGACGGATAACTGGTACAAAATAGTATCAGATCGGCATACCCCAATCCCGTATTGCAACACAGAAGGAAAATtatcacagaacagtctcaacttgatcttagatAATCGAGATAATTGCTATTCGAGATTTTAGGCAAATTACTGAAAACGGATCCAGTGCTGTTAGTCGAGCGGCATCTAGTTGAGTGCAACCATTgccagaaaccacgctttctagatatacaaattgaccaaCGCCTTCGATTCTCTACCCATTATTGCAGATAGGGAGATtgcaatgacccgtcagactggaaACCAtgattttattggtgtttatcttcactccgactctacttgctagtctttccaaatccatagcCATTTGGCAAAAGTCAATGACCCATTGAGAAAGCTAACAAATATCATTAGGGTAGTCTAGGTGTttggggaaagatgtcataatATATTGAACTCTAGCACGTCCTCCGGATAttcaacatgaagaacgtcagtgcaaaatgcaaccctggcggacccgGCTTTctacctcaaattcctcttaaattttacctcaatgcagcacatgacaatttgcaccatcatatgtcgctcaaaatcgatgaagagcagctgaagcgaagatctaaactccacgcactgttccaaaatgacccgCAGAATATTGTGTGGCCAATGCAAAAGGTCCGAAGTCGAAACCAATCTGCTcgttgtcgatcaagctttcacaATGTTgtttgatgcgtttcaggacAATTTTAGTTATTACCTTCACGGAGgcagggagcacacagatatccctccaattgcaCACTCAAAACAAGGGTCCTTTTTGAAATCACCTCCATGTGACCGAGAAGCcaaaggagggtgaccttgagcgtccAAATTGTTCAGCGCAATTTGCCGCAACAGTCTGGAGGATGTTGCCGTTCAGTACAAGGGCTTAACGACAGAGTTCGAAGAAGCGTGTGAAAAACAgaaaggcgccaggccctgatggcatcccggcagaagtttacaaactgctgttccgccaacggccagaatttctgcttgaagtgttcatcGCTTGCATGaaggtggacatttttccttgtcgctagaaagtggccagactcgcgttgatcgttaagggtaaaggagacccggagctcccgcctgcataccgaccgctgtgtattcttgacacggccggaaaagtgctcgagaagctcatcaggagtagattcgctgaagcaaTCGGCGCTGCTACAGGGAggtctacagtggatgctgttatggaggtagtagatgcgattcatcgagccgaggcacacagccgccgatctcgacggatagtgctccccataacgcttgatgtcagaaatgccttcaatttcgtaagatggacaaatatgttaggcacactagaaaactcatttcacctgccaagctatctcttgcagatattgagggattatctgaaagaccgctccctgctctatcggacactagagggccaaaggaggacggaaatcacgtcgggagtagcacagggatccatcctaggaccggacctctggaacgcttcctacgatagtctgctgagactcgatatactcgaagagtcgtgcctggtcgcttatgcagatgacgtagCGGCACTTGCTACCGAacccactgttgaacaggcgcaaagcagacttggcatattgatgcgacgggtaagcggatggatggctgctcacggtttcagccctACACTGGaagaaaccgaagtagttatcttcactagaaggagaatcccgaccctgcgtcccatatcgattggcaaattgactatagagtcaaaaccagcgcaTAATCTTCCAGTACCGCCAGTAGTTTAGCTTGAAATACATTGACGAATCATACAcgagaccgtacgactcgaATACACATACAGAGAACTCCTGCAACGACACTTCAGATCATCTGTGATCAGTCAGGGAAGAAGACTGTGTtttagccttgcaacacgctttggttggaaaatccacagcaaagtttctcgtgtaGTTCGATTTGCGTGTGGTGAAGTCGGTGGGAAAGCCCAGAGTTCCCAAGGTACTTCGCTTAGCTGCACTGTACACCACTACGTATTTAATGCCGAGGTCTAGGTTGAGGAGGTGTAAGAGGACATTGAGAGAACTCAGTGCCTGTCACCACATAATAGAACCCTACTTTAGGATGGGAAGTACCACGGCTGTGTCCATCCAGGTTACTATCCTCGTCCTGAGACCCAATTTCCTTTCAAAGGTCCTCTTGCACCCATAGGAGGttatacagaccttcttaatactcagttctattttaaatctccaatttagcttcggatccaAAATATCACACAGACTTTACATTAGAAGGAAGAACTTATCTTTGGTCATTTAGCTCGGGAGATAGAATTCAAGTATCTagttggtgaatagcatcaactAAGTttcggttggatttatgccaagTTCGCATCTTGCGGTCCACAGGTACAcctttcccaaagttccttccATGATGTTACTCATAATGGAAGTAAACATCGCTAACACCaacatcaccaagtcgtcgggatacgccaccaccttcacctttGTCCAACATGTGTCCaatttcgtccatcattatcaaccagagcaccagAGAGATGACACCACTCTGAAGCCTACCTCTGCTTGCTTTTACTTCTTCAGGCGGTGCTTGTATGGTTGCCAATGTTTGCctatagcagatgttgaagatctccctggtcagcttcctcaaGCTGGACAAATCTTCATTTCACCACGGCCGTAATGTCTCTGGCTGTATTTAGTAGGGCACTAGACTTTGAAAGCGGTTGCGAACGCCTTTCTCAGAACCCCGATCTTTGATTCCAGTTCGTCTATCTTGGCCAAACCTCCTCCAGTCGATGCTCCTGGGCTCAGAagtggcggtgaggaaaacagggcggcaaccctgtcgaccgaaccaagtggccgaggagaacctccatagtggtggcaccgggagacactaTATAACATTGgtttgccgaccgtgatgcagtaggcaaatgctccaaaggtctaattaGGACAATCAGACAGGCAGTCTGTACGGAAagtcatctgaagtgacaataggtcacgaaaccttaccagaggtattcTAATACAATGGAAACTGGCATAGcgcctgaattcacatacttcgggagaattgcTGTTGTATGTGCATTCAACTCGGTTGTTGCGattggcccctagtgggagttccaTGGAGGTTGTAGTTGTGTTCAAGCGgatagagaccttcgggtctcaaacgtggagttgcgtttcaacatgggtgccgtactccgtAGAGATGTAGATGGATCTTTCATCCACCGGTATGAATGCTGCGCCATGCCCTCAGAATTGACTGGCACCGTTGTCGTTTGTCTCtacggggttctgattgtggtcacaaagtcaGTCCGTGTCTTAAGCACACCGTGGAATGAAGTCtccgagacaggtacccacgttaaTCCATGGAGGCGTAAGTCGATCCTTCAAGAGCTCTGAAAAGGTTGGAGACTGAAAATTattcaactgtgatctgagaagaagCTCTGGTCAGTCCTTTCCAGTTTTCCTCCCTTGGAATCTCATTATCGGTTAATAAGGTGATATCAaagacctcttcccaaccgtcacagttctctgagCTGGTAAAATGTTTGGTTAGTGTGCTGCCCCTACAGCCCACCGATAGATTTGCATCAATAATAAAATCAGAGAATGACTGACATCtcccgttgatttccgagctgccccaaagcatatGCGTTGCATTCgtgccgcattttatccacaggttggccttctttgctgctatTGGGGACATCAATTGTTGCAATCCTTCTGGCAGAGCTAATTTGCCGTTATCGGCTCCTGCCTGCGTCATTTTGACCACAGGTAGGTTGCTGAAACTCAAGTCCGGACAAAGAAAAGCTtgcaatttataataataaattataatacttGGCATTTCTGTACTGCAGATTTATAAGCACTACCCTCAACATGATTTGCTTGTGTGGGGGGTTCGTTAGTCTCCGTCGAACCGTCGATTTTCGTTTTATTCTAAAAGCTCGAGGATCGAGGTCATTCTTCGTTCATTCTCTTTCAGCTTTGCGTTACTGGCTTGAAGCTGCAGTTTGTATTCCGCCTTTTGCGTATCTCCAGGCACTCTGCATTTATATGGAGCAGATAAGGTTGGCTGTTCATCTGGGGTCCTCCCTCCTTGATAACCACCTACTGTCCCGTGAAAATCCGTCGGCTTTGCAGAGACAGGGATTGGGTCCACGCGGATCTTCAGCAACCAGATGCGAACGGCCGGTCTCCTGGGGATCTCGTCATAtaggatgactttgagctttacgccctcctagGTGTCGCTGATCCTATCGACGCATGAACCGTCGTATGTCTTCGCATTCTATAGTATGGAATCCATGCATCACCTAAGATAGACCTTCTCCTTTGCCGTTCAGGAGATGCCCAATTACCGTCACCAACAGCCTTGGCTCAACACTGCTCCACACCTTCAACGGTAGTTTGCCGCTATCGGAATTACCATCCGGCAATGCCACAcgaaagggtttcgcagttcgtgtcTGCTCCGCTTGTTTTGCTGTTCGATCACGTTTTGTGTTTGAAGgcggtgggcttcgccttctccTCGTTTGCCAGAATGTTGTTAAAGCACcgaacttccggttttcgacttgtttctgtTTCCAGTGAAAATCATTTTAATAATTTGAAACCTCGACCTAGTGTTAATCGACCTGTAGCTTGTTTGGTTGACAAGTACAGTGGTGCTACACTCGATTAATACTAGGAAgtcaacaaatttataataatggtCATGCACTAAAAACTCTACTTTACCTTGGGTAGTTGAGAACCAATAATTTAACTGAATATTAAATTCCATTCATAAgtatcaaaatattttctttcacgCGTTGCCGCAGCTTTCTTTTACCTATTTCCCTGCCTCCAGAGGCGATGGCAAACCCCGAAATAGCAAATTTATGGAATGAATACTTGCTTATTCAAGAAGAATTCAAACAAGCACATAAAGGTCACATTGAATCGTCTAAGGAGACATCTCACCTGAAGGAATTGAGAAACGATATAAACGCAATAGAGATGGAAAAGGCAAATGGTACAGCGCTTTCATATCAACCAAAAACAGTTTCACtcctaatttaaacaaaactttacagtgaaGAAGAGAATCGAAAGAACTCAAGCCCGCCTGGACAAAGTACCTCAGCAGGAGTTAGTTCTAGAAGCTGCCCATGCACTACGCCTGGAAAGGGATCGGCAAAAGGAATTGGAAGCTCAACTAGAAGACCAGAAGCATAATCTCCATCGAGCGCAAACGGTAAAACCCTTCAATAGCCGCAGAAGGAgctaaaaactaaaaattacaTTACGGACAGATGCAAGAACGACTTCAAAAGGAGTTATCAAATGCCCGAATGGCTGCCCAGGGAACGTCAGCACAACAAATGATGGAAACGATACAAGAGGAAACTCAGGTTATGGAGTTCATGGTTAAGCAGAAATTGCCCAATGAAATGCGTAATATGCAAGAAGAAATCAAATTATTAGAGGAAGTTATTGATGAGCCCAATGTTTCAAAGGATTATTTGAACGACTTGCAGATGAAGGTATCATTCTGAGTgttttggaaatattttccaAGGTTTTCACTTTCCTCGCTAAATTGCATGTCTTCGAAATTTAGGTTGACAGTACTTCAAGGAAAATTCAACAATTCGTTGAAAAGCGCTTATCCGAGCGAGGTGACCATAATGATTCATTGGTACCATTTCGGCAGCAAGCAGCTCTCATTGCTCGAAATAAAGAGATGGCCGCTGAACAACTGAACCAAGCTAACAAGGAGTTGAGAGAAGTGGAGACAATTTTAATGCATAAACAA
The window above is part of the Hermetia illucens chromosome 3, iHerIll2.2.curated.20191125, whole genome shotgun sequence genome. Proteins encoded here:
- the LOC119651238 gene encoding intraflagellar transport protein 81 homolog, which gives rise to MTDELKYIVTQINNTLNTEYNLISFDSMSGEGLLQVLVDILVHFNATTKFDVKFNDREDTVRRILEGLQRIQYRPHIEISDPTSFRRSVHHGDKKVIHPILRYIFDHKEKIHQLTYLARFLLPISLPPEAMANPEIANLWNEYLLIQEEFKQAHKGHIESSKETSHLKELRNDINAIEMEKANVKKRIERTQARLDKVPQQELVLEAAHALRLERDRQKELEAQLEDQKHNLHRAQTMQERLQKELSNARMAAQGTSAQQMMETIQEETQVMEFMVKQKLPNEMRNMQEEIKLLEEVIDEPNVSKDYLNDLQMKVDSTSRKIQQFVEKRLSERGDHNDSLVPFRQQAALIARNKEMAAEQLNQANKELREVETILMHKQKLLKDTVGEIVLRGEDLKQYVNTLRAKSSVYKQQRSELASIRAEVADLTQTLENLKAQDPTLSSTLPQVTEEDSASLDGSISRPDSPLESRGLTELSRLVEGLVRAVQTARSRVMPISQKMRPLREHIDELKDERDSKKNAYLTLSATLDSEAKVLENENLETEKSIKELESEWNHLKLEYERAENLLERVRDEMNNRRPEGEIPVKESLQNQIREQENKLKDLQLEQEELFENQDQRLEQQKLWEDVKQLMEVKIQCMQEAKAKGLGGTFSIAKNSETFTLH